The Lutibacter sp. Hel_I_33_5 genome has a window encoding:
- a CDS encoding gamma carbonic anhydrase family protein → MPIIKPVKGKHPQIPEDCYVAENATIVGEVSLGKECSVWFNAVIRGDVHFIKIGNKVNIQDGAVIHATYQKSPTTIGNNVSIGHNAIVHGCTIKDNVLVGMGSIIMDDCIVESNSIIAAGAVVTKNTFVESGSIYAGVPAKKVKDISKELISGEIDRIANNYVKYSGWFKD, encoded by the coding sequence ATGCCAATTATTAAACCCGTAAAAGGAAAACATCCACAAATTCCAGAAGATTGTTATGTAGCAGAAAATGCTACAATTGTAGGCGAAGTTTCTTTAGGAAAAGAATGTTCAGTCTGGTTTAACGCAGTTATTCGAGGTGATGTTCATTTTATTAAAATTGGTAATAAAGTTAATATTCAAGATGGAGCAGTTATTCATGCAACGTATCAAAAATCACCAACAACAATTGGTAATAATGTTTCTATTGGGCATAATGCAATTGTACACGGGTGTACTATAAAAGACAATGTTTTGGTAGGTATGGGAAGTATTATTATGGATGATTGTATTGTGGAATCTAATTCTATTATTGCCGCTGGAGCTGTAGTAACAAAAAACACCTTTGTAGAAAGTGGAAGTATTTATGCAGGTGTACCAGCTAAAAAAGTAAAAGACATTTCTAAAGAACTAATTTCTGGAGAGATTGACAGGATTGCAAATAACTATGTAAAATATTCAGGTTGGTTTAAAGATTAG
- a CDS encoding LytTR family DNA-binding domain-containing protein, giving the protein MKLKAIIVEDEQIGREILQNYIGKYCPNVQLLGEASNIEEAYKLIEKYELDLVFLDVEMPFGNAFDLLEKVENRTFETVFVTAYDHYAIEALNNHASYYLLKPISIDELIKAVNIVTEIKERENDLEHKILAPKVNFVVGKITIPQQDGFEVLDVNDIVFCKADDNYTEIHFANSKKLVSKTLKHFEDALKEYSFVRIHKSYLVNINAVTKYKKGKGGSVLVSNGKEILVSSSKKANLLSYFK; this is encoded by the coding sequence ATGAAATTAAAAGCAATCATTGTAGAAGACGAACAAATTGGTAGAGAAATTCTACAAAATTATATAGGTAAATATTGTCCAAATGTTCAATTATTAGGAGAGGCAAGTAATATTGAAGAGGCGTATAAATTAATTGAAAAATACGAATTAGATTTAGTGTTTTTAGATGTTGAAATGCCGTTTGGAAATGCCTTTGATTTACTTGAAAAAGTTGAAAATAGAACTTTTGAAACTGTTTTTGTTACTGCATACGATCATTATGCAATAGAAGCATTAAACAACCATGCAAGTTATTATTTGTTAAAACCTATTTCTATTGACGAATTAATTAAAGCTGTAAATATAGTTACAGAAATAAAAGAAAGAGAGAACGACTTAGAACATAAAATTTTAGCGCCAAAAGTAAATTTTGTAGTTGGTAAAATTACAATTCCGCAACAAGATGGATTTGAAGTTTTAGATGTAAATGATATTGTTTTTTGTAAAGCAGATGATAATTATACAGAAATTCATTTTGCAAATTCTAAGAAATTAGTGAGTAAAACATTAAAACATTTTGAAGATGCTTTAAAAGAATATTCATTTGTAAGAATTCACAAATCGTATTTGGTAAATATTAATGCAGTAACTAAATATAAAAAAGGAAAAGGGGGAAGCGTGCTTGTTTCTAACGGAAAAGAAATTTTAGTTTCGTCATCAAAAAAAGCTAATTTATTATCATATTTTAAATAA